One part of the Marinobacter sp. M3C genome encodes these proteins:
- a CDS encoding nuclear transport factor 2 family protein translates to MTIASTVEVGSQHAATPHVINRFRELFNTLDKGNLNKLAGVYGEHIHFKDPLGEVNGLDALTRYFAGSYQNVIACHFAFGQEAVDEGTVTLPWTMYLRHKRINGGKEIQVEGISHLHIEGGKVNYHRDYFDAGQMLYENLPLLGGIIRKIKEHAG, encoded by the coding sequence ATGACCATCGCGTCAACAGTCGAGGTCGGCTCACAACATGCGGCAACGCCTCACGTTATTAATCGCTTTCGAGAGCTGTTTAATACATTAGACAAAGGCAACCTGAATAAGCTCGCCGGAGTTTATGGCGAACATATCCACTTCAAAGATCCTCTGGGCGAAGTCAATGGCCTGGACGCTCTGACTCGCTATTTTGCGGGCTCTTACCAGAACGTCATCGCCTGTCACTTTGCATTTGGTCAAGAAGCCGTTGACGAAGGCACCGTTACCCTGCCCTGGACTATGTACCTGCGCCACAAGCGCATCAATGGGGGCAAAGAAATTCAAGTGGAAGGCATTAGCCACTTGCACATTGAGGGTGGCAAAGTGAATTATCATCGCGATTACTTTGATGCCGGCCAGATGCTCTATGAAAATTTGCCACTGCTGGGCGGTATTATTCGCAAAATCAAGGAGCACGCCGGATGA
- a CDS encoding phosphohydrolase, translating to MRRAVNDLLGAYDKLIMDPVHGAIPLYRHEIQVIDHPLFQRLRNICQNDILSLVFPGATHSRFLHSIGVMHVGTRMFRAMIDAYLRERQLSEQNDLTLSQLDAIDYLAKTIRLGCLLHDSGHSSFSHQFTQARHIRELMSRPGRFEDLWADVDFTQYHPQPPEELEHEHYSVRVAHDVLWATDLAAAGLNAVDVIGIMETTEVKPSPTFCKHAVTFWEFIAGADAHGGAIVEDDIPGMVMNLLSSIVSGEIDADRADYMLRDGFHSSVTIGGFNLDHLLSNLRFGWNPHEPWLGLAITQKGLGALEDFVYSRYQMYRKVYAHKTALGFDWLLREAINEVLDDEESFHWIDTCLSNMQWFAELTDNFFWEAFRKVARRQPESFSFCIVNRVKLQHLDTREDLNPDAIAQHSHWLAGQLALNPANVVTCSMYARFSNIQDNFNGIKVLMRNPVNRRRSLQKITDVSAFFSKFGDGIITHFYTRPFTPAPIHR from the coding sequence ATGAGGCGCGCCGTAAACGACTTGCTCGGAGCCTACGACAAACTGATTATGGACCCGGTTCACGGGGCCATCCCCCTGTACCGCCATGAAATACAGGTTATAGACCACCCGCTGTTCCAGCGCCTGCGCAATATCTGCCAGAACGACATTCTCAGCTTGGTGTTTCCCGGCGCCACCCACTCGCGATTTTTGCACAGCATCGGCGTGATGCACGTGGGCACACGCATGTTTCGTGCGATGATCGACGCCTATCTGCGCGAGCGCCAACTCAGTGAACAAAACGACCTGACCCTAAGCCAACTTGACGCTATCGACTACCTGGCCAAGACCATTCGCTTGGGCTGCCTACTTCACGACAGCGGCCACTCCAGTTTTTCTCACCAGTTCACCCAGGCCCGGCACATTCGCGAACTGATGTCGCGGCCCGGAAGATTTGAGGATTTGTGGGCCGATGTGGACTTTACCCAGTACCACCCGCAGCCACCGGAGGAACTGGAGCACGAGCATTATTCTGTGCGCGTGGCCCACGATGTGCTGTGGGCTACAGATCTGGCCGCCGCCGGGCTGAACGCGGTCGACGTTATCGGCATTATGGAAACCACAGAGGTAAAGCCAAGCCCCACTTTCTGCAAGCACGCAGTGACTTTCTGGGAATTTATCGCCGGGGCCGATGCTCACGGCGGCGCGATTGTGGAAGACGATATTCCGGGGATGGTCATGAACCTGCTGTCGTCTATCGTATCCGGCGAAATCGATGCTGACAGGGCCGATTACATGCTGCGAGACGGTTTTCACTCGTCTGTCACCATTGGCGGCTTCAATCTGGACCACCTGTTGAGCAACCTGCGCTTTGGCTGGAACCCTCACGAGCCCTGGCTGGGACTGGCCATCACCCAGAAAGGCCTGGGCGCGCTGGAGGATTTCGTTTACAGCCGTTATCAGATGTACCGCAAGGTGTATGCCCACAAAACAGCGCTGGGTTTTGACTGGCTGCTGCGCGAGGCCATCAACGAAGTATTGGATGACGAAGAAAGTTTCCACTGGATTGATACGTGCCTGAGCAATATGCAGTGGTTTGCCGAACTAACGGACAACTTTTTTTGGGAAGCGTTTCGTAAAGTGGCGCGGCGCCAGCCGGAAAGCTTTTCATTCTGCATCGTGAACCGGGTAAAGCTGCAACACCTGGATACCCGGGAAGATCTGAACCCAGACGCCATCGCCCAACACAGCCACTGGCTGGCTGGGCAGCTGGCGCTAAACCCGGCCAATGTAGTGACCTGTTCGATGTATGCACGTTTTTCCAATATTCAGGATAATTTCAACGGCATAAAGGTGCTTATGCGCAACCCCGTCAACCGACGCCGGTCACTGCAGAAAATCACCGACGTCAGCGCCTTTTTCAGTAAGTTTGGCGACGGCATCATCACCCATTTTTACACACGGCCGTTTACGCCTGCTCCGATCCACCGATAG
- a CDS encoding acyl-CoA desaturase: protein MTPVRHWFLNIVRWFDSDAGADNLDSDSRAFNLIRVIPFIALHLACLLVYFTGTSTFAVMFALAFFWLRMFAITGFYHRYFAHKTFKTSRKAQFVFGVLGASSAQRGPLWWAAHHRHHHQHSDQEKDLHSPHQGGFWWAHAGWFTCDAGFAMNERKVRDWLKFPELLFINRFDALVPAIAALIIYGIGEGLAAWAPGLGTNGLQLLVWGFFISTMVLFHATVSINSLSHVWGKRRFETGDDSRNNFWLALLTLGEGWHNNHHRWPQSVRQGFRWYEIDITWYGLWLMARLGIIWDLNPIPKNVQEETRKLDSIRRMQS from the coding sequence ATGACCCCAGTTCGACATTGGTTCTTAAATATCGTTCGATGGTTTGATTCCGACGCGGGCGCGGACAACCTCGACAGTGATTCACGGGCGTTCAACCTGATTCGGGTTATACCATTTATTGCCCTGCATCTGGCATGCCTGCTGGTATATTTTACCGGCACCAGCACGTTTGCTGTGATGTTCGCGCTGGCATTTTTCTGGCTGCGAATGTTTGCGATTACCGGGTTTTATCACCGCTACTTCGCCCACAAAACGTTCAAAACAAGTAGAAAAGCCCAATTTGTTTTTGGGGTACTGGGTGCCAGTTCGGCACAGCGCGGGCCCCTTTGGTGGGCGGCACATCACCGCCATCATCACCAGCATTCAGACCAGGAGAAAGACTTGCACTCGCCCCACCAAGGCGGTTTTTGGTGGGCCCATGCGGGGTGGTTTACGTGTGACGCCGGTTTTGCGATGAACGAACGCAAAGTACGGGATTGGTTGAAATTCCCCGAGTTGCTTTTTATCAATCGGTTTGACGCTCTGGTGCCGGCTATCGCAGCGCTGATTATTTACGGCATTGGTGAAGGTTTGGCAGCTTGGGCGCCCGGGCTGGGAACGAATGGCCTTCAGTTGTTGGTTTGGGGCTTCTTCATTTCTACGATGGTGTTGTTTCACGCCACGGTATCTATCAACTCACTCTCTCATGTGTGGGGCAAGCGGCGTTTTGAAACCGGCGACGACAGCCGCAACAACTTTTGGCTGGCCTTGCTTACTTTAGGTGAGGGTTGGCACAACAACCACCATCGCTGGCCGCAGTCTGTACGCCAGGGTTTTCGCTGGTACGAAATTGACATTACCTGGTATGGCCTGTGGTTAATGGCCCGACTGGGCATTATCTGGGATTTGAACCCAATTCCGAAAAACGTTCAGGAAGAAACCCGCAAGTTAGATTCCATTAGGAGGATGCAGTCATGA
- a CDS encoding NAD(P)H-dependent glycerol-3-phosphate dehydrogenase: MPENTAAPAQGNASNVPARHDVAVLGGGSFGTAMVKVLAENGHRVHFWMRDQAQADSIRETGQNERYMPGIMLAGDIEPTTDLPGAVANAEIVFVAIPSKAFRDVIHQHANCFRDGQIVVSLTKGIETQGFKLMSEILQEEIPQCRIGVLSGPNLAAEIVNRDLTATVIASEDPEVRTSVQNLLGCEYFRVYANVDMYGVELAGALKNIYAIVAGLGSALGMGENAKAMLITRGMAEMSRFAVSLGANPMTFLGLAGVGDLIVTCTSAKSRNFRIGYAIGKGKLLDEAAAELGQVAEGIYTLKLVRDKSEAMGIQMPLVRGLHDILYGNASVKAVINGLMTAAQNSDVEFILPRTIVQ, from the coding sequence ATGCCCGAAAATACAGCAGCGCCCGCGCAAGGTAACGCTTCCAATGTACCCGCCCGCCATGATGTGGCGGTGCTCGGCGGCGGCAGTTTTGGCACGGCTATGGTCAAGGTGCTGGCTGAAAATGGTCATCGCGTGCACTTTTGGATGCGTGACCAAGCTCAAGCCGACAGCATCCGTGAAACCGGTCAGAATGAGCGCTACATGCCCGGCATTATGCTGGCCGGTGATATAGAGCCCACCACAGATTTGCCTGGCGCCGTTGCCAACGCTGAAATTGTCTTTGTTGCCATTCCATCAAAAGCCTTCCGTGACGTAATTCACCAGCACGCAAACTGTTTTCGCGACGGCCAGATAGTCGTTAGCCTGACCAAAGGTATTGAAACGCAAGGTTTCAAGCTAATGAGCGAGATACTGCAGGAAGAAATTCCTCAATGCCGTATTGGTGTGCTCAGCGGCCCCAATTTGGCAGCGGAGATTGTAAATCGCGATCTGACCGCCACCGTCATTGCGTCAGAAGACCCGGAGGTGCGCACCAGCGTTCAAAACTTGCTGGGCTGTGAGTATTTTCGGGTTTACGCCAACGTGGATATGTACGGCGTGGAACTGGCGGGTGCATTGAAAAACATTTATGCCATCGTTGCAGGGTTGGGCTCGGCTCTGGGGATGGGTGAAAATGCCAAAGCCATGCTGATTACTCGGGGCATGGCGGAAATGAGCCGCTTTGCGGTCAGTTTGGGGGCGAATCCTATGACCTTCTTGGGGTTGGCCGGCGTTGGTGATTTGATTGTTACTTGTACATCGGCCAAAAGCCGGAATTTCCGTATTGGTTACGCGATTGGCAAAGGTAAGCTGCTTGATGAAGCTGCGGCAGAGCTGGGGCAGGTTGCAGAGGGTATTTACACCTTGAAACTGGTGCGCGACAAATCCGAGGCCATGGGTATTCAAATGCCGCTGGTGCGGGGCTTACACGACATTTTATACGGCAATGCGTCTGTAAAAGCGGTTATCAACGGTTTGATGACAGCCGCGCAGAACTCCGACGTGGAGTTCATTCTGCCGCGTACCATTGTTCAATAA
- the sixA gene encoding phosphohistidine phosphatase SixA, with protein sequence MKLFIMRHGEAGRHAQDDQRELTDVGRQQVARVAAQLAESDSRPELIWCSPLVRARQTAAIVAERLNCPVKEKLFITPDDDPARCLDALLASTASPLLLVSHMPLVGVLTSLLTDGHRRGAAFMTAQAVLLSMPIVGPGCADLKNQFFP encoded by the coding sequence ATGAAGCTTTTTATAATGCGCCACGGCGAAGCAGGCCGGCACGCACAAGATGATCAGCGCGAGCTTACCGACGTGGGTCGGCAACAGGTTGCCCGAGTGGCCGCCCAGCTGGCGGAAAGTGATAGCCGCCCTGAGCTTATCTGGTGCAGCCCCCTGGTTCGTGCCCGTCAAACCGCTGCGATAGTGGCCGAAAGATTGAACTGTCCGGTTAAAGAAAAACTGTTCATTACGCCAGACGACGATCCGGCCCGCTGCCTGGACGCGTTATTGGCCAGTACGGCCTCACCTTTGTTGCTGGTATCGCACATGCCACTGGTCGGCGTGCTTACCAGCCTGCTGACAGACGGCCACCGGCGCGGCGCGGCGTTCATGACGGCCCAAGCCGTGCTGCTGAGCATGCCCATCGTCGGCCCCGGCTGCGCTGACTTGAAAAACCAGTTTTTTCCCTGA
- a CDS encoding DUF1285 domain-containing protein: MSKQSTDLEQLAKSVPAKGLPPLQDWHPPLSGDMEMRIDRAGDWWFKGNIIGREALVKLFSTILRLEDDGEYYLVSPVEKWRIQVEDTPLLAHSLTVSGQGEQQVITLTTNVGEILNIGADHPLQMDTYPGTGEPRPLITVRHGVQARLVTAAYYELADLAVERLIGGETVVGVLSEGNFYKLTGNG, from the coding sequence ATGAGCAAACAGTCGACAGACCTGGAGCAGCTTGCAAAGTCTGTTCCTGCCAAAGGTTTACCGCCACTGCAAGACTGGCATCCGCCGCTCTCTGGCGATATGGAGATGCGCATAGATCGCGCCGGCGATTGGTGGTTTAAAGGCAATATTATTGGGCGCGAGGCGCTGGTGAAGCTGTTTTCCACCATATTGCGGCTAGAAGATGACGGCGAGTACTACCTGGTTTCACCGGTTGAGAAATGGCGAATTCAAGTGGAAGACACACCGCTACTGGCGCACTCACTAACGGTAAGCGGGCAGGGCGAACAACAGGTGATAACGCTAACCACCAATGTGGGAGAAATTCTCAATATTGGCGCCGACCACCCGCTGCAGATGGACACTTACCCTGGTACTGGTGAACCCCGGCCACTAATAACGGTACGCCATGGTGTGCAGGCACGATTGGTAACGGCAGCTTACTACGAATTGGCGGATTTGGCCGTTGAGCGTTTAATAGGCGGCGAAACCGTGGTTGGCGTGCTCAGCGAAGGAAATTTCTATAAATTGACCGGCAACGGTTGA
- a CDS encoding FAD-dependent oxidoreductase, translating to MYQNNSSDGTVSAVNDTIRSVAIVGSGVAGLTAGVLLQAQGHNVTLFEKSRGPGGRLSAKRVAGTSVDMGGQYFTVRNPNFLPFLRQHAGEQTVVPWQGQLGYQQDNGDWSEFPAEPRYVGAPRMTAISRGLSKGLNVQAHTRVARLNRDSQVKKWHLQDADGQNLGAFDQVIITAPPAQARELLADSSAAQLATELNTAVSQILPCWAVAVKFSTNPWPRFQGARVANSPLFWVADNTSKPGRENVSDEPATAHWWVLHATPEWTNAHVDDAPQQVVDALMAAFAELSGNAEPALETLTHRWLYARSDAGGEPQPGHLWFPSEQLGLAGDWLSGGRIEGAYNSAVGLVNAIGGSEQA from the coding sequence ATGTACCAGAACAACTCTTCTGACGGAACCGTAAGCGCTGTTAACGACACTATACGCTCTGTTGCCATTGTTGGTTCAGGCGTGGCGGGGTTGACCGCAGGCGTTTTGCTACAGGCTCAAGGTCACAATGTGACCCTGTTCGAGAAAAGCCGAGGCCCCGGTGGCCGACTATCTGCAAAACGGGTTGCCGGAACATCTGTGGACATGGGCGGCCAGTATTTTACAGTGCGGAATCCGAATTTTCTGCCGTTTCTACGCCAGCATGCCGGCGAGCAAACCGTTGTTCCCTGGCAAGGGCAGCTTGGCTATCAGCAGGATAACGGTGACTGGTCAGAATTTCCCGCCGAGCCGCGTTACGTAGGGGCGCCCAGAATGACCGCCATTAGCCGGGGTTTATCCAAAGGCTTGAATGTTCAGGCACACACCCGGGTAGCAAGGCTAAACCGTGACTCACAGGTTAAGAAATGGCATCTGCAGGACGCTGATGGCCAGAATCTGGGTGCATTTGACCAAGTTATCATCACCGCTCCGCCGGCCCAGGCCCGTGAGCTGCTGGCAGACAGCAGCGCGGCGCAACTTGCCACGGAACTGAACACGGCGGTGTCACAGATTTTGCCATGTTGGGCGGTAGCCGTGAAGTTCAGCACGAACCCCTGGCCGCGCTTCCAGGGTGCCCGAGTCGCTAATTCACCCCTGTTCTGGGTAGCGGATAACACCAGCAAGCCGGGTCGCGAGAACGTATCTGATGAACCTGCTACGGCGCATTGGTGGGTGCTGCATGCAACTCCCGAATGGACAAACGCCCACGTGGATGACGCCCCCCAGCAAGTGGTAGACGCTTTAATGGCGGCCTTTGCCGAGTTGAGTGGAAACGCTGAGCCGGCGCTTGAAACCTTAACCCACCGCTGGCTGTATGCCCGTTCGGATGCCGGTGGCGAACCTCAGCCTGGCCACCTCTGGTTCCCCAGCGAGCAATTGGGATTGGCCGGCGATTGGCTGTCAGGGGGGCGTATCGAAGGCGCTTATAACAGCGCCGTAGGCCTTGTGAATGCTATCGGTGGATCGGAGCAGGCGTAA
- a CDS encoding peptidylprolyl isomerase, which produces MAQPRVVSIHYTLTNDQGEELDSSRVEGREPLSYLEGAQNIVVGLESALNEKVAGEAMKVSVAPAEAYGEKNDELVQPVPLSAFEGVESIEPGMQFQAETPNGPQVVRVIEVGDETVTIDANHPLAGETLHFDVEVVEVRDATDEEQEHGHAH; this is translated from the coding sequence ATGGCACAACCCCGCGTTGTATCCATCCATTACACGCTCACCAATGACCAGGGAGAAGAACTGGATTCCTCCCGCGTAGAAGGTCGGGAGCCGCTGTCTTACCTGGAAGGCGCACAGAACATCGTCGTTGGGCTGGAAAGCGCACTGAATGAAAAAGTCGCCGGTGAAGCCATGAAAGTTTCAGTGGCTCCTGCTGAAGCGTATGGCGAAAAGAACGACGAGCTGGTTCAGCCGGTTCCTCTCAGCGCGTTCGAAGGCGTAGAGTCCATCGAACCGGGTATGCAGTTCCAGGCGGAGACGCCGAACGGCCCCCAAGTGGTGCGCGTTATTGAAGTAGGTGACGAGACCGTTACTATTGATGCGAACCATCCTCTGGCTGGCGAGACCCTGCACTTTGATGTTGAAGTTGTTGAAGTTCGCGACGCAACAGACGAAGAACAGGAACACGGGCACGCTCATTAA
- a CDS encoding SpoIIE family protein phosphatase, with product MISRTQRILIIDSDANARAELSRYLEVRGFYALGYADPSAASALYEGQAPDIIFADLPPDAIQKVANRLDDSEHFIPIVACAEQATGADVVALMRAGASDFLLKPCISDRNALDDVISKLLERARINRLNQLYRQELEDANRELRSGMSELSADHRAGRKVQMKMLPEHNMKVNGVVIDHLIKPSLFLSGDFLDYFKLNDDKVMVYIADVSGHGASSAFVTVLLKNLTSRLRRDLRRGFNDEIMHPELFLQRINSELLDTGLGKHVTIFMGIIDVKKRILSYTVGAHLPMPIIAFDDQPAEFLKGSGPPVGLFEEPEWQVFQLPLTAPFRLLMFSDGILEVIPAKKLDEKERTLLELVSGGSHTIASLSEALNLDEMTELPDDIAMVSVTDALHDSESPSS from the coding sequence ATGATTTCGCGTACTCAGCGCATTCTGATCATTGATTCCGACGCAAATGCGCGTGCTGAACTGTCCCGTTACCTGGAAGTTCGCGGCTTTTACGCGCTGGGGTATGCAGACCCGTCAGCGGCCAGTGCGCTTTACGAGGGGCAAGCACCAGACATTATATTTGCGGATTTGCCGCCAGACGCCATTCAGAAAGTGGCAAACCGGCTTGACGACAGCGAACATTTTATACCGATTGTGGCTTGTGCAGAACAGGCCACAGGTGCTGACGTTGTAGCGCTCATGCGAGCCGGTGCCTCAGATTTTCTGCTAAAACCCTGCATTTCAGACCGTAACGCTCTGGACGATGTGATTTCAAAGCTGCTTGAGCGAGCGCGGATCAACCGCTTGAATCAGCTATACCGTCAAGAACTGGAAGACGCCAACCGGGAACTGCGATCGGGCATGTCTGAGCTTAGCGCGGATCACCGGGCCGGCCGTAAAGTGCAGATGAAAATGCTGCCAGAGCACAACATGAAGGTGAACGGCGTGGTTATTGATCACCTGATCAAGCCATCATTGTTTCTGAGCGGCGATTTTCTGGACTATTTCAAGTTAAACGATGACAAAGTCATGGTGTACATCGCGGATGTGTCTGGCCACGGCGCCAGCTCTGCGTTTGTTACGGTATTACTGAAAAATCTGACCAGCAGGCTGCGGCGTGACTTAAGGCGGGGGTTTAATGATGAAATCATGCATCCTGAACTCTTTTTACAACGTATAAATTCAGAACTCCTAGACACCGGTTTGGGCAAGCACGTTACTATTTTCATGGGCATCATTGACGTGAAAAAACGAATCTTGAGCTACACGGTAGGCGCTCATTTGCCAATGCCTATTATCGCGTTTGACGATCAGCCCGCAGAGTTTTTGAAAGGCAGCGGGCCACCAGTCGGGTTGTTTGAAGAGCCGGAATGGCAAGTGTTTCAGTTGCCGTTGACGGCGCCGTTCCGGTTGCTGATGTTTTCAGACGGCATTCTGGAGGTCATACCGGCTAAAAAGCTGGATGAAAAGGAGCGAACACTACTTGAACTCGTATCAGGAGGTAGTCACACTATCGCCTCTTTGAGCGAGGCCTTGAATCTCGATGAGATGACGGAATTGCCCGACGATATCGCTATGGTGTCGGTCACTGACGCTTTACACGATTCAGAAAGCCCGTCGTCCTAA
- a CDS encoding SDR family NAD(P)-dependent oxidoreductase produces MKNVLQKSSNIWLTGASSGIGEALTRALVADGHKLVLTGRRPEPLQSLQQLASERISVAAADTTSSDDLVTIAPILESHGPLNMAILNAGTCDYVDIANYSSDVIGNNIITNVMGTARSLDIALPALRRARAKGEPATLVIVSSSAWWLPFTRAEGYGASKAALSYLAHCLRADLAPEGIDVVVVSPGFVKTPLTDLNDFPMPFIVTAEQAAERIVSGLQKGHRDIAFPKRFTWAMKVLGAMPQPVIDRMAAAMARQSAAKASK; encoded by the coding sequence ATGAAAAACGTGCTTCAAAAAAGCAGTAATATCTGGCTCACAGGCGCCAGCTCCGGCATTGGTGAGGCGCTCACCCGTGCGCTTGTGGCTGACGGCCACAAGCTGGTGCTTACCGGCCGCCGCCCGGAGCCACTGCAAAGCCTGCAACAATTGGCTTCAGAACGCATCAGCGTTGCTGCCGCCGACACCACCAGTAGCGATGATCTGGTTACAATTGCGCCGATTTTAGAAAGCCACGGTCCGCTAAACATGGCTATTTTGAACGCAGGTACCTGTGACTACGTCGACATTGCCAACTACAGCAGCGACGTTATTGGTAACAACATCATAACGAATGTGATGGGAACCGCCCGCAGCCTGGACATCGCATTACCTGCGCTGCGCCGGGCTCGCGCCAAAGGCGAGCCGGCAACTCTGGTCATCGTGAGTTCGTCAGCCTGGTGGCTGCCGTTCACGCGGGCAGAAGGCTATGGTGCTTCTAAGGCGGCCCTCAGCTATTTGGCCCATTGCCTGCGAGCCGATTTGGCACCAGAAGGCATTGATGTCGTCGTGGTATCGCCCGGCTTTGTGAAAACGCCCCTGACCGACCTCAATGACTTTCCTATGCCCTTTATTGTAACCGCCGAACAAGCCGCAGAGCGCATTGTCAGCGGTTTGCAGAAAGGCCATCGCGATATTGCCTTTCCCAAACGGTTCACTTGGGCAATGAAGGTTTTGGGCGCAATGCCACAACCTGTTATTGACCGAATGGCAGCCGCCATGGCGCGGCAATCAGCCGCTAAAGCGTCCAAATAA
- a CDS encoding STAS domain-containing protein: protein MVGYKILQAEEKGIYVLKFVGEIRLNLCSTLDNLVESITQDPNFRTVVIDLSETEVIDSTTLGLLAKIALAAKKQSGCTPSLISTHPDITRIIGSMGFDSIFIIVSEPVSSMERLEEIPELKASEQQVRDKVLEAHKILMGMNSRNREEFKNLVHALECEETG from the coding sequence ATGGTTGGTTACAAAATTCTGCAAGCGGAAGAAAAAGGCATTTATGTCTTAAAGTTTGTTGGTGAAATACGCCTGAATCTGTGCTCGACGCTGGACAACCTGGTTGAATCCATCACTCAGGATCCCAATTTCAGAACTGTGGTTATCGACCTGTCTGAAACTGAAGTCATTGATAGCACCACCCTGGGGCTCTTGGCAAAAATAGCACTGGCGGCCAAAAAACAGAGCGGCTGCACGCCCAGCCTGATTTCTACCCACCCGGATATCACACGCATCATCGGTTCGATGGGTTTCGACAGTATTTTTATTATTGTCAGCGAGCCGGTCTCCAGCATGGAGCGCCTGGAAGAAATTCCGGAGCTGAAAGCCAGTGAGCAACAGGTTCGCGACAAAGTGCTGGAAGCCCACAAAATACTGATGGGTATGAACAGCCGGAATCGGGAAGAATTCAAAAATCTGGTTCACGCCCTGGAATGCGAAGAAACCGGCTGA